One genomic region from Ammospiza nelsoni isolate bAmmNel1 chromosome 13, bAmmNel1.pri, whole genome shotgun sequence encodes:
- the EXOC3L1 gene encoding exocyst complex component 3-like protein gives MGMSAGDERAASPRDEEWPEAEKAEKLARGAALKWASGVFYRPEKLEGLGHYRRRETQRNNSIQSRLKSTVQSYLEGVSAGLEQLRSAAQEVQGVCQDLGAARWALLDSADHFQGLQQMRKLMEEHVQLASVVQVLPQIFSVHEVFSHILQLLHGQHLLEAHVELMVVEQLRDDILSQLHLRGLSGAQATVLSYFSGLQDLNESLAKQLWDIVGSSLRLVREDPVLFVTAVRIIEREEKIDDTLLLEATFLPPGRPKGWRQKFYQVLQDTITGGHFRAPRLDAEGPGLAKHLAALQKDIVCELCVVKDLMVQCVPAHYNILSVCTATYHQALSSHLQEILREDLDKQGLFLLLEWALRVYHSPEMMGHPDLLPEVDVSALDPLMSSELVDQTERRYVMKVKASVFEWMQRTLDVEFKEWFREEEPETDHEGFFQSALPAIVMQMLNENIQVASLITDSLQQKIYNMAVEELEAFLGRLREALVQCGKEHQQDRAVPKYYISHLLAVLNNNLALSNSVASLHPDTACREVPGSLQAALDRMQKKATQLLLEELLLDLQPLCLQLPSRKWLSGSQLVGSMCEVIDKYAKDFSRVRKPVFTLLLAESELLVANQYLRALLQRKMVCKSREERGQLCHRLLQDATQLRELFCGLGLDRGQQSLEAVFALRELICLKDPALLSLEVLGFVTKYPDVSDEHISTLLDIRGDVSKEVRHVVLEMMAQHPQALPEGYRPIFSTILVPVPELPFCLRKGKCA, from the exons ATGGGCATGTCTGCGGGGGACGAGCGCGCCGCCAGCCCCAGAG ACGAGGAGTGGCCGGAAGCAGAGAAGGCTGAGAAGCTGGcgagaggagctgctctgaaatggGCCTCAGGGGTGTTTTACCGCCCCGAGAAACTGGAGGGGCTCGGGCACTACCGGAGACGGGAGACACAGAGGAACAACTCCATCCAGTCCCGTTTGAAG TCAACTGTCCAGTCCTACCTGGAGGGGGTaagtgcagggctggagcagctgcgcTCGGCGGCCCAGGAGGTGCAGGGCGTGTGCCAGGACCTGGGCGCTGCACGGTGGGCCCTGCTCGACAGCGCAGACCACTTCCAGGGCCTCCAGCAGATGAGGAAGCTGATGGAGGAGCACGTGCAGCTGGCCTCAGTGGTCCAGGTGCTGCCCCAGATCTTCTCAG TCCACGAGGTTTTTTCCCAtatcctgcagctgctccatggGCAGCATCTCTTGGAGGCCCATGTGGAGCTCATGGTGGTGGAGCAACTTCGGGATGACATCCTCTCCCAGCTGCACCTCCGCGGGCTCTCCGGTGCCCAGGCAACTGTGCTGTCCTACTTCAGTGGCCTGCAGGACCTCAACGAGAGCCTGGCCAAGCAGCTGTGGGACATTGTGGGCAGCAGCCTGCGGCTGGTGCGCGAGGACCCCGTTCTCTTTGTCACTGCTGTGAGGATCATCGAGCGGGAGGAGAAAATAGATGACACTCTGCTCTTGGAGGCCACCTTCCTGCCCCCTGGCCGCCCAAAGGGCTGGAGGCAGAAGTTCTACCAGGTCCTCCAGGACACCATCACAGGAGGCCATTTCCGTGCTCCCCGCTTGGATGctgaggggccagggctggccaaGCACCTGGCAGCGCTGCAGAAAGACATCGTGTGTGAGCTGTGTGTGGTGAAGGACCTGATGGTCCAGTGTGTCCCAGCTCACTACAACATCCTCAGCGTCTGCACTGCCACCTACCACCAGGCCCTCAGCAGCCACCTGCAGGAGATCCTGCGGGAGGACCTGGACAAACAGGGACTCTTCCTTCTCCTTGAGTGGGCGCTCCGTGTGTACCACAG CCCAGAGATGATGGGTCACCCCGACCTCCTCCCAGAAGTGGATGTTTCTGCTCTGGATCCCTTGATGTCCTCTGAGCTTGTGGATCAGACAGAGAGGAGATATGTGATGAAAGTCAAG GCTAGCGTGTTCGAGTGGATGCAGAGGACCCTGGATGTGGAGTTCAAGGAATGGTTCAGGGAAGAGGAACCTGAGACAGACCATGAGGGCTTCTTCCAGTCAGCCTTGCCTGCCATTGTCATGCAG ATGCTGAATGAGAACATCCAGGTGGCTTCCTTGATCACTGactctctgcagcagaagatCTACAACATGGCCGTGGAGGAGCTTGAGGCATTCCTGGGCCG CCTGCGGGAAGCGCTGGTGCAGTGCGGGAAGGAGCACCAGCAGGACCGGGCCGTTCCCAAGTACTACATCTCCCACCTGCTGGCCGTGCTCAACAACAACCTGGCTCTCAG CAATTCTGTCGCCTCCCTGCACCCTGACACTGCCTGCAGAGAagtccctggatccctgcaggctgctctaGACAGGATGCAGAAGAAAgccacccagctgctgctggaggaactGCTCCTGGACCTGCAG cccctctgcctgcagctgccttcCCGCAAGTGGCTCTCCGGGTCCCAGCTGGTCGGCAGCATGTGTGAAGTGATTGACAAGTATGCAAAGGACTTCTCCCGTGTCAGGAAACCCGTGTTCACG ctcctgctggccgaGAGCGAGCTCCTGGTGGCCAACCAGTACCTGCGGGCgctgctgcagaggaagatGGTGTGCAAGAGCCGGGAGGAGCGGGGCCAGCTGTGCCACCGCCTGCTGCAGGATGCCACGCAGCTCCGGGAGCTCTTCTGTGGCCTG GGCCTGGACCGgggccagcagagcctggaggctGTTTTTGCCCTGCGGGAGCTGATCTGCCTCAAAGACCCAGCACTACTCAgcctggaggtgctgggctTCGTCACCAAATACCCCGATGTCAG
- the E2F4 gene encoding transcription factor E2F4 isoform X1, translating into MRGPGAGGGQMAECGAQPPGGGSGAAGAPSRHEKSLGLLTTKFVSLLQEAKDGVLDLKLAADTLAVRQKRRIYDITNVLEGIGLIEKKSKNSIQWKGVGPGCNTREIAHKLIELKADIEDLEQREQELEQQKMWVQQSIKNVTEDMQNSRLAYVTHEDICKCFTGDTLLVIRAPSGTRLEVPVPEGLNGQKKYQIHLKSTSGPIDVLLVNKDTWSSPPVVLPVPPPEDLIQCQAAAPSKPQIPPLAHFQEASVPSSTQPSTPTPTSTQDHGPPTQKSAGTECDVPAAEAKGSGDFEGQPAALDTQLLQSSASLDSSSVLPSTSTSFEPIKPDPTGVLELPKELSEMFDPMRECVNSELLEELMSSEVFAPLLRLSPPPGDHDYIYNLDESEGVCDLFDVPVLNL; encoded by the exons ATGCGCGGCCCCGGAGCCGGCGGCGGGCAGATGGCGGAGTGCGGGGCGCAGCCCCCCGGGGGTGGCAGCGGGGCTGCGGGCGCGCCCAGCCGGCACGAgaagagcctggggctgctgacCACCAAGTTCGTGTCGCTGCTGCAGGAGGCCAAGGACGGCGTGCTCGACCTCAAGCTG GCTGCAGATACCTTGGCTGTGCGACAGAAGCGACGGATCTACGATATCACAAATGTCCTGGAAGGCATCGGCTTGATCGAGAAGAAGTCCAAGAACAGTATCCAGTGGAA GGGGGTGGGTCCTGGCTGCAACACACGTGAAATAGCTCACAAACTGATCGAGCTGAAGGCAGACATTGAGGACTTGGAGCAGCGggaacaggagctggagcagcagaagatGTGGGTTCAGCAGAGCATCAAAAATGTTACAGAAGACATGCAGAACAGTCGAT TAGCCTATGTGACACATGAAGATATCTGCAAGTGCTTCACAG GAGACACCCTCCTTGTGATTCGAGCCCCATCAGGCACACGTTTGGAGGTTCCTGTCCCTGAG ggCCTAAATGGACAGAAGAAATACCAGATCCACCTGAAGAGCACAAGTGGTCCCATTGATGTTCTTCTAGTAAACAAAGATACTTGGAGCTCTCCTCCTGTCGtactccctgtccctccccctGAAGACCTCATtcagtgccaggcagctgcaccCTCCAAACCACAAATCCCACCACTGGCCCACTTCCAGGAGGCCTCTGttcccagcagcacccagccctcCACACCAACACCCACCAGCACGCAGGACCATGGGCCTCCCACACAGAAAAGTGCAGGCACAG AGTGCGATGTCCCGGCGGCAGAGGCCAAGGGCAGCGGTGACTTCGAGGGGCAGCCGGCGGCGCTGGACACGCAGCTGCTGCAGTCCTCAGCCTCGCtggacagcagctctgtcctgcccagCACCTCTACCTCCTTTGAGCCCATCAAGCCGGACCCCACAGGAG TACTGGAACTTCCCAAAGAGCTGTCAGAGATGTTTGATCCAATGAGAG AATGTGTGAactctgagctgctggaagaGCTGATGTCATCTGAAG TGTTTGCTCCCTTGCTCCGCCTCTCCCCTCCACCTGGAGATCACGACTACATCTACAACCTGGATGAGAGTGAAGGTGTCTGTGACCTCTTTGATGTGCCTGTCCTCAACCTCTGA
- the E2F4 gene encoding transcription factor E2F4 isoform X2 — translation MRGPGAGGGQMAECGAQPPGGGSGAAGAPSRHEKSLGLLTTKFVSLLQEAKDGVLDLKLAADTLAVRQKRRIYDITNVLEGIGLIEKKSKNSIQWKGVGPGCNTREIAHKLIELKADIEDLEQREQELEQQKMWVQQSIKNVTEDMQNSRLAYVTHEDICKCFTGDTLLVIRAPSGTRLEVPVPEGLNGQKKYQIHLKSTSGPIDVLLVNKDTWSSPPVVLPVPPPEDLIQCQAAAPSKPQIPPLAHFQEASVPSSTQPSTPTPTSTQDHGPPTQKSAGTECDVPAAEAKGSGDFEGQPAALDTQLLQSSASLDSSSVLPSTSTSFEPIKPDPTGVLELPKELSEMFDPMRVFAPLLRLSPPPGDHDYIYNLDESEGVCDLFDVPVLNL, via the exons ATGCGCGGCCCCGGAGCCGGCGGCGGGCAGATGGCGGAGTGCGGGGCGCAGCCCCCCGGGGGTGGCAGCGGGGCTGCGGGCGCGCCCAGCCGGCACGAgaagagcctggggctgctgacCACCAAGTTCGTGTCGCTGCTGCAGGAGGCCAAGGACGGCGTGCTCGACCTCAAGCTG GCTGCAGATACCTTGGCTGTGCGACAGAAGCGACGGATCTACGATATCACAAATGTCCTGGAAGGCATCGGCTTGATCGAGAAGAAGTCCAAGAACAGTATCCAGTGGAA GGGGGTGGGTCCTGGCTGCAACACACGTGAAATAGCTCACAAACTGATCGAGCTGAAGGCAGACATTGAGGACTTGGAGCAGCGggaacaggagctggagcagcagaagatGTGGGTTCAGCAGAGCATCAAAAATGTTACAGAAGACATGCAGAACAGTCGAT TAGCCTATGTGACACATGAAGATATCTGCAAGTGCTTCACAG GAGACACCCTCCTTGTGATTCGAGCCCCATCAGGCACACGTTTGGAGGTTCCTGTCCCTGAG ggCCTAAATGGACAGAAGAAATACCAGATCCACCTGAAGAGCACAAGTGGTCCCATTGATGTTCTTCTAGTAAACAAAGATACTTGGAGCTCTCCTCCTGTCGtactccctgtccctccccctGAAGACCTCATtcagtgccaggcagctgcaccCTCCAAACCACAAATCCCACCACTGGCCCACTTCCAGGAGGCCTCTGttcccagcagcacccagccctcCACACCAACACCCACCAGCACGCAGGACCATGGGCCTCCCACACAGAAAAGTGCAGGCACAG AGTGCGATGTCCCGGCGGCAGAGGCCAAGGGCAGCGGTGACTTCGAGGGGCAGCCGGCGGCGCTGGACACGCAGCTGCTGCAGTCCTCAGCCTCGCtggacagcagctctgtcctgcccagCACCTCTACCTCCTTTGAGCCCATCAAGCCGGACCCCACAGGAG TACTGGAACTTCCCAAAGAGCTGTCAGAGATGTTTGATCCAATGAGAG TGTTTGCTCCCTTGCTCCGCCTCTCCCCTCCACCTGGAGATCACGACTACATCTACAACCTGGATGAGAGTGAAGGTGTCTGTGACCTCTTTGATGTGCCTGTCCTCAACCTCTGA